The Gammaproteobacteria bacterium DNA window GCCGGTCGTCCGATGCTGGCGCATGTGCTGGAGGCGGCCCGTGCCCTCGGTGCCGTTGGCACCCATGTGGTCTATGGCCACGGTGGTGATGCGGTACGTGCCTATTTCGACGAGCACGATCTACGTTTCGATGGTCTCGAATGGGTGCGTCAGTCCGAGCAACTGGGCACCGCGCACGCCGTCAAGCAGGCCATGCCCAAGATTCCGAATGGCGCGCGCGTGCTGGTGCTGTATGGCGACGTGCCCTTGATCCGGCCGGAGACCTTGCGCCGTCTGATCGCCGAGGCTGGCGAGGGACTCGGCCTGCTCACCGTGGAGCTGGATGACCCCAGCGGTTACGGCCGGATCGTGCGCGATGCGCGTTTCAAGGTGAAGCGCATCGTCGAGGACAAGGATGCCAACGCCCGGCAAAAGGCGATTCGCGAAGTGAATACCGGCGTGCTGACCGCGCCGGCCTCGGCGCTGCGCGCCTGGCTGGAGCGGATTGGCAACGACAACGCCAAGGGCGAGTACTACCTGACCGATGTCGTGGGCCTGGCAGTGGACGACAAGCAGCGAGTCGCGGCGGTCACCGCGAGCAGCGCGGCGGAAGTCGAAGGGGTCAACGACCGTCTGCAACTGGCACATCAGGAGCGCGTGTTCCAGGCGGCCGCGGCGGAGCGCCTGTTGCGCGCCGGGCTCGGGCTCGCCGATCCCTCACGCTTCGATCTGCGCGGGGAGCTGGAATTCGGTCACGACGTCAATCTGGATGTCGGCGTGATCATCGAAGGCAAGGTGAGCTTGGGCGATGGCGTACGCATCGGTCCGTACTGCGTGCTGCGCGATGTCGAGATTGCGGCGGGCACGCAGATCGCCGCGCATTCGCTGATCGAATCGGCCCGTATCGGGCGCGACTGCAGAATCGGGCCGTTTGCCCGCATTCGTCCGGACACCGTGCTGGAAGACGAGGTGCACATCGGCAACTTCGTGGAAACCAAGAAAACGCAGATCGGCCGCGGCAGCAAGGCCAACCATCTCAGCTATCTGGGCGACGCGCAGATCGGCAGCGGCGTCAACATCGGCGCCGGCACCATCACCTGCAACTACGACGGCAGCAACAAGCACACCACCGTAATCGAGAACGGCGCCTTCGTCGGTTCCAATACCTCGCTGGTGGCGCCGGTGCGGGTCGGCAGCAAGGCCACTGTCGGTGCAGGCTCGGTGCTGACGCGCGACGCACCGGACGGTGCCCTGACCATCGCGCGTTCGCGCGAACAGAAGTCCTATACCAACTGGCAGCGTCCGAGCAAGAAGAAGTAGGGCGCCTTGCGGCGGGCCTTATACTGGCCGTCTTCCCCCTGCAATATTCAAAGAAATGTGCGGAATCGTCGGCGCCATCGCGCAGCGTGACATCAGCGAAGTTCTCGTCGAAGGC harbors:
- the glmU gene encoding bifunctional UDP-N-acetylglucosamine diphosphorylase/glucosamine-1-phosphate N-acetyltransferase GlmU translates to MNTASLHCIVLAAGKGTRMKSALPKVLHPIAGRPMLAHVLEAARALGAVGTHVVYGHGGDAVRAYFDEHDLRFDGLEWVRQSEQLGTAHAVKQAMPKIPNGARVLVLYGDVPLIRPETLRRLIAEAGEGLGLLTVELDDPSGYGRIVRDARFKVKRIVEDKDANARQKAIREVNTGVLTAPASALRAWLERIGNDNAKGEYYLTDVVGLAVDDKQRVAAVTASSAAEVEGVNDRLQLAHQERVFQAAAAERLLRAGLGLADPSRFDLRGELEFGHDVNLDVGVIIEGKVSLGDGVRIGPYCVLRDVEIAAGTQIAAHSLIESARIGRDCRIGPFARIRPDTVLEDEVHIGNFVETKKTQIGRGSKANHLSYLGDAQIGSGVNIGAGTITCNYDGSNKHTTVIENGAFVGSNTSLVAPVRVGSKATVGAGSVLTRDAPDGALTIARSREQKSYTNWQRPSKKK